A window of the Arachis duranensis cultivar V14167 chromosome 5, aradu.V14167.gnm2.J7QH, whole genome shotgun sequence genome harbors these coding sequences:
- the LOC107490952 gene encoding uncharacterized protein LOC107490952: protein MGATPFTERILRAKLPKGFEKPTDMKYDGTKDPQEHLTAFKARMNLEGEADAVRCRAFPVTLAGPAIKWFNALPNGSIANFHDIARKFMAQFTTRITKAKHPISLLGVTQKQEESTRKYLDRFNDECLTVDGLTDSVASLCLTNGLMNEDFRKHLTTKPVWTMHEIQNVAKDYINDEEVSQVVAANKRQHANTQHGNSAPRHNPTPKENQRDHPRPTNRPPRIGKFSNYTPLTAPITEIYHQIADRGIILKARQLKERTGGNKTFYCDYHRGYGHKTQDCFDLKDAIEQAIRDGKLPEFTKIIREPRRAEKDKSPEREGRNPRTHKQARRESPEEDPTIIVNVITGKDVPSKSKLTMKKDLKVMAIRNQAPIAAADNTITFLPEDCQHGTSAEDAPFVISARI, encoded by the coding sequence ATGGGAGCTACACCCTTCACAGAAAGAATCTTAAGAGCAAAACTCCCCAAAGGTTTCGAAAAACCCACCGACATGAAGTATGACGGAACCAAGGACCCTCAGGAACATCTAACGGCCTTCAAAGCCAGAATGAACCTCGAAGGAGAGGCCGACGCAGTCCGGTGCAGAGCCTTCCCGGTAACCCTTGCCGGACCAGCGATCAAATGGTTCAACGCCCTCCCGAACGGATCTATAGCCAACTTCCACGACATAGCACGAAAATTCATGGCCCAGTTCACGACCAGAATCACCAAAGCCAAACACCCCATCAGCTTATTAGGGGTCACACAAAAGCAAGAAGAATCCACAAGGAAATACCTTGACCGCTTCAACGACGAATGCCTAACGGTCGATGGACTCACGGATTCCGTTGCAAGCCTTTGCCTGACTAACGGGCTCATGAATGAAGATTTTCGCAAGCACCTCACTACTAAACCAGTATGGACCATGCACGAAATCCAGAACGTCGCCAAAGACTACATCAACGACGAAGAAGTCAGTCAGGTCGTCGCTGCCAACAAACGGCAGCACGCCAACACCCAACACGGCAATTCGGCGCCCCGTCATAACCCAACACCCAAAGAGAATCAACGGGACCACCCCAGGCCAACCAACCGGCCACCAAGAATAGGCAAATTCTCTAATTACACGCCCCTAACAGCACCTATTACAGAGATATACCATCAAATAGCAGATCGAGGCATCATTCTAAAAGCCCGACAACTCAAAGAAAGGACGGGAGGCAACAAAACCTTCTACTGTGACTACCACCGAGGTTACGGCCACAAAACACAAGATTGTTTCGACCTTAAAGACGCTATTGAACAGGCCATACGAGACGGAAAACTCCCGGAATTTACCAAAATCATCAGAGAACCGAGACGCGCGGAAAAAGACAAGTCGCCGGAAAGGGAAGGGCGTAACCCGAGAACTCACAAGCAAGCCCGCAGGGAAAGCCCGGAGGAAGACCCGACCATCATAGTGAACGTCATCACAGGCAAGGACGTACCAAGCAAATCAAAACTtacaatgaaaaaagatctCAAGGTAATGGCTATCAGAAACCAAGCCCCAATCGCCGCGGCCGACAATACGATAACTTTCTTGCCAGAGGACTGCCAACACGGCACCTCAGCCGAAGATGCCCCCTTCGTCATCTCAGCCAGAATTTGA